The region tgatagttgtttaattattttagtcaaaaccaattctagtcccttttccctctaaatgcgctcgacatttggaaaattttagaatggtcaaacattaaagcatttgcaatcgatcctatacccgaagcgtatgggacacgatgcataatgttttacttgctatgttctcaaaattcgaattgtaaagaggaatgtcgtaatcataatcgaaattttaagaacacactatgtacccttgactaaatttattaacatttctcaacctaatcctttagattttaaatgaagcataatattctcccttaattatagcaaaacaactttacaacacttacaactttgcaaggtataactcttgttttctataattaatattgccaacttgcaatacgtgccttaataatcatacaatcataacatttatgctcccactatcatgatgattattataaacataacacttatgctcccactagcttcgacatgtattcagaaacatcttaacttttcagaaaacaatgcttattgaatttcttaagttcatgtttctaatacttaatgctttgataatcttttatcaaggcttcttgaacttatacacctttgccatagatagttcatatgtgtgtgtaaacaattgccaaacctcacaattcaaattatggaaagggataccataaccataatcaaatttgagaatgcaattttacaatcactatcttcttaaaatctttcttagtgaaagcatttcctcacaatcattttcatgaaggaggaaatcttatgacacttagatttaaacggtgtatttgttcctatccatgtgaatttgtcaaaaccaaagtttatgacaaattcaaactcatatggatcgaactttcttgatctcgatttcttgtctttatggtagcacagctgcccaccatgccTTCCAAGTacttaagcagctcaccttttgttatcaatgtactttccattgatcaagatccttgccttttatgcattcaaatgagaactcataggactcacatgcataattaactcgattggattggcacagaaacaaaataatgtcaacacgataggttgtaaacctcaactcgtgtgctggtgatgatcgataaggtttatttgatttgttcttgaaacctttgaagaccaataagactcccactgactccttgacatataagattctattgtcaaaacatttattgataaacaaatattcaagagttagtgtagcttttatcaaaactcttcataaattggtcctagatggtcattgtcttatccaagacatcacaactttccacatttaatgaatgttataaaccttctttataattatcactcaatgtcacaatcttaactttaacaCTTGtcttgaaacgaagtatgattgacttcttgatttaaccatttcttcaattcttgattcctcttcttagacatacaatggtactaagactcacttagaggattaattgagatatggttcttaatcattaagacctatcataaagcataaaagctactctcccttcttcttagaatggagaaacttttatctttctgcctacttgattcttcttattcgttctgctgttgatttaaaccttttcaatcaattcagaattacacttaatcttgtaagtataatcatatttactaaacctttagtaaatcatgacaaatatctttgttactcttatggtggacttgatcaacatgcaactttgtctattcgatctcctagtccttcacttgacactttgtcaatgaattagtctaatttccaaatatgaaatttctcattcatcgtgcaaccaagttgcatgattccaagtttctgtccaattgaaacttgggcgatgagaaactctccctatttggtaaattatcgactttccataaataatataattaagaatcaaatccattattgctaataatagaaacattcaaacatcaatttttcacatacgccattgcaaggataaataaatagtataaaatcaaaattttattttattgcggaaaaatttgtccttacaatgcatctcattgaaaaactatgctagtACATATtttttagcaatctaattctaactctaagtagtagctcaagaatctaatcttcaagtaatgcgatcgaaatccattccttctcggttagattctgctcacttcttcccttaagcgtccttttcttttcttcgatcctacaaaacatcaattgtaatcttatcacattatgttttaagaatctagaatagaaacttaaaagagttagtcaatggatattacctaaagcagagccatacgttttgactctcccatctcttagatctcttaggtaaataaggcagtttcgtctccaatgccccctctcttggcaataaaagcaaattgactcttttggaacagcacatggaactacttcagacatcgcctttctcttatgatcaaacttttcgatcattgtatgtctttcgttgccattgtctacatccatagagctctcgaaggcagattcaccaatcaacattgcttttctattgcgccaaaccattgctgattcagcagcaataagcatataggtgagatctctaagggtcacgtcgcagttcatcatatagtactctcttatgaactcactatatgagttaggaagtgattgaagaacccaatcaacagccatttcctcacagacaacggatcccaacattcttaacctatcaatgtgtgacttcatccctaggacgtgtgcacacaccggctttccttctttatgtttacttgccaaaagggattgagtgatcttgaacttttcaagcctttgaacttgtgggttagggagaataatttgaggaggaggaggaagtgaagcatgatctcttgttcctcgatcgaatcgtggaatatcatcttcatgtggaatgcttgttccacgggatttgagaagaccatagttgtcaaactttgacatctacaaaacgggagaaaacgaattcaagttagttgattgattgagtccttagtaaatcacccaaatgagatactaaggctaggacccaacacaatattctacaactcgggagagggatgtcgtaacccaaattgcagaacatttgaaggtaagtgaatgacgattcactaatttccaccacgaaaaacgaaaaagaaatttaagttttaaatttatgaaaactcctagatcctttgagattcattgaactttcaatggcatgtctaaatctcgatatgcccctcttgtttgtgactgggatgccgaggatcacaaagcgggtgtgaataaccatgcaaacttacatggtgccctcacatgttacagtcacctattcgatgtgccggtaaaccacacacgctccaccgaactatgacaaacattgagtcaccctttgctacctttgcttagaaccatttagtgtgccggtaaaccacacacgctccactaacgtctttgcaagggcacaaagtgtaatttcatggaattgcatcaattcacttttgcctaagtaactaagattgggaattttatgaaaacatttagttactttaataattcattatacttataatggaaggtttcgtcctatcctacccgttcggctaacgaccctccactagtcaagagtgcggtgggtaagagtggatacccattcaatcgccattttataggcaatttccttaaacaccccttatagaccagcttcgtgaatgaggcctactaacggtaagactgacttttactcatacatatatataatgttagacttttaatgttatatatatagtatagggtgtattttacacttttaaaatattaggtggtcaaatttaacaatcatacttttaattcaattaaattttaaacctaaacttttatggatttattaaacctcttttaattatacaccttaattaattaataaaaccataagggtgtgatttgaactttttcaaaactataataaggttttagaatttaacattcctaattaaacttttaatcaacttttaaattccaaaacttgagggcaagttttgaaacatttcaaacattagggtttagaatttaaatatacatcaaaattaaacaattaatcaaaatttaaattccaaaacttgagggcaagttttgaaacctttttcagaacattagggttttaactatttaaatttcaaaacaacaaaacttttgggttcaaatttaaactataaaacctaaggggaaaatatgaaaattttcataacaacaaggatcaaacaacaaataatttaaattagcatttaatcacataattatccatatttgatttgtttaatgatttcttgcaaaacaatttaccaatttaatcaaaataattaatcatttATCACAttaggaaacaaatattttattaattgataaatatcttcaattagatcaagaatatagtcaaatatatcataaaatcggatttatattgatctaatatgataaggtaactatccataagcaaaaacagcaagaaatcgcgaagatatccccatctgacgagttgactcgtcgagtcagacttggactcgtcgagtcaccatggactcggcgagtccagcctccagaaaccaaaaaatcgaatttttcaaccataccaagcatcaatacaatagaaaccagtctagtctctgataccactgatgggttttcgtcataagacatcctatgtgctcatacaaaccctaatgcttggatctaggtttctctattgtacatgcaagttatccaaggctataaaccctaattctagcatatgggaatcaatattaacatgtaattaggtttaagatattaccttgattgttatgtagcaataacaatcccaaatctccttgaattgactttggaaggcttagagtcacaagtgtcactcctctaatggcttacaaacaccataagcaagtggagaaggtataaagagagaggagagaggtagaaattcgtccttagatgctctagggatcaagtgcatgaaatcctaaggccttaggggtctttatatagggttgggattagggtttcagtccttatccttatctagttacttgcccatcaagcaaccacaagataagccttgaaaatccctatctcttggaccttggacgattttaaggatatccttatccttgaattcgtccatcctttaacaaggataaccatcgccctattttgcaactatcacataattacaattcagcccctctagtttaattaattacacttgatcacaaaattaattcttaattaattattgaccaatattaattaaacaaatatgatttctcctttaatatattattcttataacatattaataaatcataataacctctctttttatttatttctccaatcaagttgctttggtgaaggcaacccaaaaggaccatgcaccatcgggtcaagtacataccaaaatagttatgaacttagacactaatccaacacttacacCATCAGTTTTTTAATTCAAGTTTATCTAGTTTCTAAAGCATGTGTGTCAACCTTGTTCTTTATATCTTTCTTTTTCTTCTACATGTTCCCTATATAAAGAGTAACTTTGTGAACCTCTCCACATGAACACCTTTTTTCTGTCCCTATTTTCTCTAATGGCACTCTTCGTTCCTCTCATCATCAAAAACCTCTTCCAATGAACCCCATTCTTCATTTTCAGTTACTTCTAGGTCTTCCCTCTCATCGCCTGCATTAGGTACAATTTCTTCCTATAACCCACTATATGTGAACTTAACATCTTGATCAATGCTCATTTTGAAGTCATCCATGTCTACTTTATTCTCTTTATCCAATAGAAAATCATTGTCACAAGATTCTTCCTGTTCTTTCTCTTAATCAATATGCATCGTACTATGATATGTTGTATTGCTaccattttttattttccacATCATGCATTCAATTCCTCAATGACAACTATGGGATTGTCATTAGAGACATGAAATATGTTAATAAAGTTTTGTTTCCATGTTCAGCATACACCTTGATCACCGTGTTAGCCCTGATGTACTTAGCTAGGTTACAAACATCATTACGAAGAGCTCTAAGACCAAAATTTAAGTTGTCATTGTTGGAAATAGGTGTCAAATATCATAAATAATTGGTGTAACTTTGGGAATAATGAAAAAGTCCTTTGGGGTTGCCCTAAAGAGCACAAATAGCTAGATATAGTTTTAGGAGGTGGAGAAAatggtttattaatttattacatgttaataaattaattataaactagttaaaattaattataattaatttagaattaattggaattaatctagaggtacatggactgaatgttaatggttcaatagttgaacaatatGGACATTCTGGAAGGCTTATAGCATGGACGGTTTTAGAAGACCCCTTGGATGCTTCTATAATTAATCCTAGTAACATATATGGAAACGATTTGAATCTGGATTAAATCTTAATATTTAATTGTTACCACTGTAACTATATAAAGGGGCCTTGGGGTGCTTATATATTCGTCCCATGCATAGCTCCTGGAAGGCTACAAAATCTGATTTTCACCTTTCTCATATCTCTCGCATTTAGTTTCAAGGGTAATTGacttttgggtgtgaaccattagaggtacACTACTTTGGCTACTAGTTTTTCCAATAGCAACAAGAGATCAAAGGATTCAAGCTTCAAGGATAAATCGATTTGTCAAAAGGTTAGTTTTTTAATCCCTTCGCTTTTAGCTTGTTAGGTTAGTTTTAAAATTACATTGCTACAATAGTAAAACTTACATCctagggtgcatgtacacttCGGATGAGTTTTGAATGTTTTCGTTGCCTTAGTCTAGTGTATGGTTGcaaataaaacccaacagtgaaaTCAAATCCTTAGTTTTTTGTTATATGCACAATgtataaaactaacaaaaaatTCGCAAAAGAAATTGTTGTCACAGGATGCGGTGCGGCCTACCGAGTTTTTGAGGTTTCGGATTTTTAGCAATAATTTCAAATTTAGGGTCTATCTTTAGTTTTAATTATTATCTTCAATTGTTTAAATCTGATTAATTAAAATAGGAAGATAAATATGTCTGATTGATTTGAATTATTGATCatgatttaaaaaattaattagttaaaatttaattaaatcatccaaatttaaattattttaaattcaccccacatataattataaaagtttataaaggaatatatatatatatatatatatatatatatatatatatatatatatatatatatatatatatatatatatatatatatatatatatatatatatatatatatatatatatatatatatatatagtcgaaTCAAGACCAAACCCAATTCATAAAGCCAAGTTATAAGATAGGTATAAGGAAACAACCTATAAAGTGACCGTTAAATGTAAGTCTTTTCACTCATTCCTTCTTTGTGTGGTGGATTGTTGTTAGCTAAAAGGGTTCGATAAGACAATGTCTcgttaaaagtaaaaaaaatttaagtactaaaaatgaaattctcgtTCTTAGTTACTTTTAGAAAAATGAGGCAAAACCTCGGAGttagtgcctttaaatatggccTAAAGgctgagaattagggtttctcaactCAGCAAGGTCGCATAGTGACCAAGACCATATCACGTTGTTATTTATGTATAATATATTACTAAAAGGTTAGTGACCAAGACCAAAATCGCCCGCATGAACACCTTATATATGGTAAGTGTTGAAATTCTAAATTTGTTCTTCCATACATTCATTATACATTCCTAAAGAAGATAAGGTGTTCATGCAGGCGATTTTGGCAAGTTCAAAGAATATCAACCAATTTTTAAATCCTCAAAATGAAGCTTGAAAGTGAATGTTTATGTTGTTATGCGTTTGGTGAAAAAGTTGTGAAATAAAGCTTGTTTGGGAAAACATTTAAGATAAGTTGTAAACCCTTAACATATTGGCGTATTTAGCAAAACTAACTATTAGCTGGTAGTTGGTGGAATTTAATAGCCAGTAGTTGGAagttgtagcttttatttgttatataagtGTTTGccaaaaaaaattgaaagtttttgaaatgtgtaaaattacataaaaaataattgcttaaaaatataaatatattaaaggaaattCTAGAAATTGCTTAAAAAAACTCAATATTTTTTAAACGCTACATAAAGtacctttttaattttaaattttttgtttaaacaaGACTAAATGCTCGTACTCACAAACAAAATGTATTGTTTAAATGTAGCTTTTTGTTAAAAGCTAAAATGTAGAAGCTCTCAAACACTCGCTGCCAAACAAGCCCTAAGCATCTAAAACTAAAATCTCCTAACCAAATCCTTTAGAACCAGACAATAAACAAACGTGGCCATTGTTTTCTTGGAACACCAAAGGGGTTTTTTAACTACTAGCAAGATGTTGCAGTGGAATTTAGGGTttgtggtggagatctggatactgacttggatcgtgatatcactttcTGAACTGATATTTCTATCTTATGCCTGagttacaagaaattcagcctaggataatccaagtggacacttacgTTTCTAGGCACGGAAAACGTAAGCAAATATGATAGAGGATTATGTGAAAATATGATGAAAAACGAGAGCTTAAGATCGTGGCCCTCTTCTGAAGAGGAAGAGCTATTTATATATtaaacgagattagggtttcattagggttgggccgtcATTAGTTTCTTTGGAAGAAAGTCATGATAATCCggatttaatgaggatttagggttgccaaaactaacgagtttcgttagttttaccataatcaccctcaagaaattGAATTTTCCACTATGTTCCCATATGTAAAATTCGGTAAGCTTTTGGGGCGCTGTCCATTGGACCCCACTAGGGGCGCTGCCCTAGACCCCGCCAAATGGGCactgcccctttggaaaccccggacccaggggcgctgcccccggaccctcgactagtcgtcgaaccgacttctaattcgatcttatacatgcatGCACTCCGCACAACCtcgtacatatattagagtacaaattatgaagtctcttagctcacatgttagttccagttacttaaaatgacatggtgacactaaaatcaccaacatatgTTAGAACAAATGATAGATTACAAAAAGGAAATAGCAAAATTAGGGTTGTGAATCACAGGTTCAATTCATTCTATACTTTTTTCTTTCTAATAAAAAGCCAAAAAGAAGAATAGGAAACATTCTTATCGAAAATCTTCATTTCCTTGGTTTAACCGCTCCAACACAATGTTGTTTCAGAAATTCCAAAGAGTTGTGATACTGACTATATCAAACGATTTTCTTTGAGCTGCGTTCAAGGTTGTTTTATCCTAACCAATTGGTCAATCTACAATCGTGGTATGACAAGTGGTATTTAATTCCCACCACCTTCCTATTTGACTCCAAATTTGTCTCACAACTTGACAAATTATGAAGAGATCGTCAATAGGGTCATTATGAGAGACAGAAAATAGGGGATAACACAATATCAACATGAATCTATTTATCAACCAACTTTATTTGTGTAGATACAAGTTAATGCATTCAACTTTAGAAAAACAATAGAGTTCCATCTTAAAGGAAAAAAAGTTTATCGAGAGTGCCACTATCTAAATAAGATCTAGCAAAAGACGTTGAAAATTATCCTCTGGGATCCAATTTCATCCCTCATTGATCTCTTTGGTCAGAAAATAGAAAAGTTTATCTAAGAATGTTATTTGGTCTGGAACTGAATAAACCTTAAACTAAGAACAAGGAACTATACCGAATAGTTTAATAGGTTATTATTCGGTTCGGCTCTATTAAGAAATGTGTTATCTAAGAAGGTGTTCGGAACTAGAACCAGACCAGAACCGAAAAAACCAAAAAACGAACAAACACTTAAACTAAGAACTGAAAACCAAACCGAATATCTCACTCACTCCTTATTCGGTTCTGGTTCCGATTCAATTTTTTGGTCAAAACGTTCATTCCTACTCCATATAAgccaaaggaaagggcattgtaTTGTCAATTCAACACTTAAATGAAATTCATATAATGATGAAAGTCAAATCATTTACTCTGTATGAAATATCcattaagttttttttattaaaagtataTACACAcatctaaaaacatttgaactcAAAATCTCATTTGGTATCATTAGTCCGAACCACTCTTTATTGGGTAACGCATTGAACATGTTTCTATTTTAAATATATGATATTATAGTTAACTCAATTTATCCTATGACATGTAAAGCGTGTTATCACATTTGATGTGTACTACTTTAGAGTTTTGATCGGTTTCAAAGATAATAATTGACGTGTCAATCTCAAAACGAGTTATTGAAAAagtgaatttattatttaaatagcaATACTATTGCTTTTAGTAATGTATAAACATGAATTATtcataaaataaaagaataaactaAAAATATGGATCCACCAGGATTAGAATGATGTTCCTTTGAACTTTCTATCCCAACCAACCCTAGAGCGGCTATCTAAAAAAGACATTTCGTTGGTGGCAAAGAGCAACTTTAAAGATTCTGCATATAACTGCTTATAACGAACCCAAAAAAAGGTCGCGTCATTGTTGGTGACAACACTTTTTTTTCTTGTTTAGTGATGGCGCCTGAGATCAACGCGGTGTGGTGGGCCATTTGCTCCGTTTTATCGATAAAAGTCGGAGCTCGATTGCACGAGCAAATCAGTCGCATTAACACCTTtcgaaaacacacacacactttgaGCTTGAACAATTTGAAAATGGCGGTGGTGAATCAGCAGTTGGAAGATGATATCAATCATGGATCAGGAGGAAGCACAACTTCACTTGATGATATCGCTAGGGTTAATGCTTCAAAAGAGTacgaaaatttatattttttcctaATTTTATATGTTCTAGCTTATGAACTAAACTGAAATTAGTTACATGAGACTGCACGATCTGTTGTTCATCAAGTGTTTACTATTCACGTCGCTGTTTTCGCAGGGCGGAAAAAGAGCGGTTGATTCGCCTATACCTTAAAATTATGTGGCCTACGATTCATGTCAATgtgaaaatctctctctctctctctctctctctctctctctcgtttacACAATCTTTTATGTTTGGAGAAATTAAATTGAAAATGGCGGTGGTTAATCAACAGTCTGAAGATAACAACCATGGAGCAGGAGCAAGGACAAATTTAGTTGATGAACTCGCAAGGGTTACTGCTTCAACCCAGTAATAAGATTCTTATACCTTTTCTGCTAAAATCTGTATATTCTTTCCGGTGCTTATGAATTACACTGATATCAGCAATGCATAATATGTTCCTGAATTATTTCACAGGGCGGAAATGGAGCAAGTGGTCAACTTATGTAAGGGAACTTTATGGCCTATAATTTCTGCAGATGtaactctctttctctttctcatcAATAGAGTGTCACATCATCTTTTTACAATCCATACATTATACTCTATAAAGTTCaataaaatgttataaaaaatgttataaaagGTGTTTGTGTTTCTGATTCTAGTTGTGCAAATGACCTTACTGTCATTAGCTTATATAGTTTCCTACTAAATATGTTAGTTCAAAAGCGTACATAAtttgggtatatatatatatatgtgtgtgtgtgtgtgtgaaaaggTGTAAATAGGAATTTTCTTTGTGAAGTAGTTTGGGCTAGGTCTAGGGCTTCAAATAAGCCAAGCACACTACAAGGGGGTTTCTTTGATTCAAGGTTTTTCCTTTGTCGAGTTCATCTTGCAATTATTTTATCATTCAACACTTTTCCATCAATGTTGTAGATAAGATTGTCATATACCGAGTGAGTACCATGAATAACACTTATGCTTGCTTCATGTATCCCAGATCAACACAATGCAGCAAAAATTTCTTTCGGTGATAAAAGAGAAATCTAGCATTGATCTGTGGAGGGGCATGACACGGTAAAGAATAAAACATTGGTAGATCTTTTTGATAACTACAAATTTGGCTTACAAGTAGTTGTAATTTTATCAGGAATTCTGGTAATACAGCAAGTACTTCAGGATCATCGGTTTTCCAATTTCAATTCTCAAATGGAATCTCAACACCAGTTTCTACAGGCAAGAATATTGAAGGAAAAGACAATAAACCCTTTGTAGTAACTTTGGTTGATCAAAACTCAGGGCAAATTGTGAAGACTGGGGCCGAGTCTGCAACAGAAATTGAAATAATAGCTCTTGAGGGTGATTATGATGATTCTGAAACAGAGAATTGGACTTCTTGTGAATTTAACAATAAGATCATCCATGAATGGAATGGAAAGAAAGTACTTCAAGGAAACACTTCCCTAAAACTAAAAGAAGGTATTGTTTACGTAAATAAGATTTCATTTACACACAATTCAACCTGGAAGGGAAAGAGAAAGTGTAGGCTGGGTGCAAGGTCAAAGGATGCTGTTTTTGGCACTTGGGTAAAAGAAGCAAAAACAGAATCCTTTCTCCTTAAAGACAAGCGCAATTTCAGTAAGTAcctatatatatgttttattttatacatttgaTTTGATAATTGATATTATATTTCCATGGTTTCTGTTTTCACTTTTCAGAGTACAACAAGCATGAGCATCCATCCTCATCCGacgaagtgtatcgattacatggGATCAACCATCGTAGTGATTGCTTTAAACATTTGATAAAAGCAAACATAAAAACTGTGATGGACCTCCGTACTCTCAATGCAATTAATCCAGAGAAGCTCAAAGATGTAACTTTTTTGCTTGTTTTTTGTTTCAGTTTCTATCCGAGTGCTTGCTAGCTAATGTCCACTTAATTGCTCAATCATAGTAACAATCATGTCATTAATATTGCCCTATCTGCAGATACTTAAGGTTCGTCCTAACGACTGGAAGATCATAATGGACCATGCACACAAGTGTAAGGACGATAATGGGATATACTTGTACCTTAATTCAAGAGATGATCAAAACAAACATGGTGTGGCTTTTAATGTTTATGGACATTTGGTGGGATTAGTTTCCGATTCTCTCTTCCTTCCTTTCTATAAGCTTTCCAACGAGAAAAAGGTAAGTTCTGTTCTCTTTAGTTGATCTAGTTGACTCTCATAAATATCTCGGTTCTCAACATATGAACTGTTTAAATGACAAAGTGATACTCTTTCTTTAGTTGATCTATTTAATTAGGGAGCTGatccgtacacaacaatttttcttcatacacaacaattggtgctttaaaatgttgtattgtacaactatataattcatgaattgttgtgtatgaCAAAAAACTGTTGTATACAAATCACTTCCC is a window of Lactuca sativa cultivar Salinas chromosome 1, Lsat_Salinas_v11, whole genome shotgun sequence DNA encoding:
- the LOC111913520 gene encoding calmodulin-binding protein 60 A, which produces MAPEINAVWWAICSVLSIKVGARLHEQISRINTFRKHTHTLSLNNLKMAVVNQQLEDDINHGSGGSTTSLDDIARVNASKEAEKERLIRLYLKIMWPTIHVNSEDNNHGAGARTNLVDELARVTASTQAEMEQVVNLCKGTLWPIISADINTMQQKFLSVIKEKSSIDLWRGMTRNSGNTASTSGSSVFQFQFSNGISTPVSTGKNIEGKDNKPFVVTLVDQNSGQIVKTGAESATEIEIIALEGDYDDSETENWTSCEFNNKIIHEWNGKKVLQGNTSLKLKEGIVYVNKISFTHNSTWKGKRKCRLGARSKDAVFGTWVKEAKTESFLLKDKRNFKYNKHEHPSSSDEVYRLHGINHRSDCFKHLIKANIKTVMDLRTLNAINPEKLKDILKVRPNDWKIIMDHAHKCKDDNGIYLYLNSRDDQNKHGVAFNVYGHLVGLVSDSLFLPFYKLSNEKKADGEKLVASASEQWREVVFFEDEAALINHLQPPTSTTLNSLPNGLLNLVILQKNNHTGLITTIENHNHWKNNTIVGLTGQSSQSPKRPASEFEHVISNYSPKKPRDDMDTENEDYMQYLNFSHAQKWKTVWCVVGWISIFSKVRSLSIATNGHCSPIQHMQI